The Actinomycetota bacterium genome includes the window TCGAGAGGTCTTCGAGATCGCCGATCTCATCCTCAAAGTGAAAGAGCCGCAGCTGCCCGAGGTTGCGATGCTGCATGCAGAGCAGGTGCTGTTCACCTATCTGCATCTGGCCGCCCATCCGGACCTGACGTCAGAGATGCTCCAGCGGGACATCATCGGCATCGCGTACGAAACCGTCGAACTTCCCAGTGGAGCGCTACCGCTGCTCGCTCCGATGTCGGAGGTGGCCGGGAGGATGGCGACGCAGGCCGGTGCCTACTTCTTGGAGAAGGCACACGGTGGACGGGGTGTGCTGCTTGGCGGTGTCCCGGGGGTCATGCCGGCAAAAGTCGTCATCATCGGCGCAGGCATGGCCGGCACCAACGCAGCGATGATGGCCGCAGGCCTCGGTGCCAGAGTGGTCGTGCTCGACAAGGACGCGGCAAAGCTGCAGGCCCTGGATGCCCTCTATCGTGGGCGTATCCTGACTCTCTCCTCGAACATGCTGACCCTCGAGGAACAGGTGCGGGACGCGGACCTTGTCATCGGCGCGGTGCTGCTCCCGGGAGCATCCGCTCCCAAGTTGGTGACCGAGACGATGGTGAAGGAGATGAAACGCGGCTCCGTACTCGTCGACATCGCGATCGATCAGGGCGGGTGTTTCGAAACGAGCAGAGAAACGACACACCATGACCCCACCTACATACTCCATGAGGTCGTTCACTATGCCGTCGGAAACATCCCGGGCGCCGTTCCACACACCTCGACCTACGCACTCACCAACGCGACCCTGCCTTACGTGCTGGCGCTGGCCGACGATGGGGTTTCAGGAGCCGTTGCCAGACATCCCGAGTTGCTGTTGGGGCTGAACATCATCGGCCCGGCCATCGTCCATCGAGCCGTGGCAAAGAGCCTCGAGTTGGAATACACAGATCCAACACCGATCCTCGACCGCCGGCCGAATTGATGCGAAGGTGGATGCGACAAGCACCCAGGAAGGAGTCGAGGAATACCTCGCATCGCTGGTAAGTGAGCGAGGTCTCTCGGCAAATACGGTAGCTGCGTATCGCCGCGACCTCGAGCGGTATCTGACGTTCCTCGATGGTCGGGCCAGTACGGCCGGGTCGGTCGTCGAGTTCGTCTCGATGCTCCACGGATCGTCATTGGCTCCGTCCACCGTCGCCCGCAAGGTGGCAGCCCTTCGAGGCCTACACCGCTTCCTGGTGGCCGAGGGTTCCAGTGCCGAAGATCCGACGGTTTTGATCGAGACGCCAAAACTCCCACGCAGTCTGCCCAAGGCCCTCACGGTGCAAGAAGTGCTGAGCCTGCTGGACGCACCCGATGTATCTTCTCCGCTCGGCCGCAGAGACCGGGCATTACTCGAGTTCATGTACGCAACCGGTGCACGCGTCTCCGAGACGACCGGCATCGACATGGAGGCGATCGACCTCGAAGAGCGGACGGCCCTCGTGACCGGCAAGGGTTCCAGGCAACGAGTCGTCCCGATCGGATCGTACGCGGTCGAGGCCATTCGGGCCTATCTGCCCGACCGCATGGAGTTGAAGTCGGGACGCCCGGATCCGGGTGCTCTCTTCCTCAGTGCCAGAGGGCGAAGGCTGAGCCGGCAGGGCGTATGGCTGATCGTGCGAACTCTGGCGCAGCGGGCGGGTATCACCCCGGATCGCGTTTCTCCCCATGTGCTTCGGCACTCGGCGGCGACCCACATGGTGGAAGGGGGAGCGGACCTGAGAACGGTCCAGGAAATGTTGGGGCACGCTAGTATCTCAACCACACAGGTGTACACCAAGGTCTCTCCTCAACACCTTTACGAGGTGTACGTTATGTCGCACCCACGGAGCAGGTGAACACACAATGGACGATATCCGTTCGACACTCACGAGGGAACGCGAAGAGCTGGTTCGTCAGCTCGAAGAGTTCGGCGCGACCGATCGCGGCAACCTTCGTTCAGACGTTCAGTTTTCAGGATCCTTCGCGGACGCCGGTGCCGCCACTGCCGAACGCAGTGAGGTGATCGGTATCGTCCAGAGCCTCGCACGCCGGGTTCGGATGGTCGATCGAGCACTTGCCAAGATGGACGAAGGCACCTACGGAACCTGTGACCGTTGTGGCGAACCGATCCCGGAAGCCCGTCTCGAGGCTCGGCCAGAATCTGTGCTCTGCGTCGAGTGTAAGTCCCGTTCTTGAGTCCGATCGTCCAAGGTCTGATCTTCATCGCGGCGCTGGCGCCGTCGGTCATCCTGCATGAAGTGGCTCACGGCTGGGTAGCGGAACGTTTCGGTGATACCACTGCACGAGACGCGGGCCGAATCACCCTGAATCCACTCGTTCACATCGATCCGCTGGGAACGGTCATCCTTCCGGCCGTGCTTGCACTGACGGGTGCGCCGGTGTTCGGATGGGCCAAGCCTGTCCCTGTCGTTCCAGCGCGTCTCCACAGGCCGGTACGAGACATGGCGATCGTCGGTCTGGCCGGACCGACCACCAACGCGATCCTCGCTCTGCTGGCGGGCCGGCTGCTCCTGCCGGTCGTTTCCGGTTGGGTTGCCGTCGCCGTCTGGGCGTTTGCCTATGTCAACGTCGTGCTTGCGATCTTCAATCTCCTTCCGGTCCCACCACTGGACGGTAGCCGTCTCCTACCGCTCCTTCTGGGTACGCGGGGTCGCAGCACATGGGCGGCCATCGAGCCGTTCGGCCTCTTGATCATCTTCGCTCTCCTGTTCATTCCCAAGTTCTCGGTGTTGCTGATGGCACCGATCAAGGCGCTCGCGCGAGTTGCAGGACTCCTATGAATGCTCTCCGATACTGGGGGCATCTGGCGCGGCGGTTTCTCGAAGCCCTCACTGCTCGCCCTCTCGACGAGCAGGCGAAGAAAGAAGTCTCGGAGCTGCTGCGATCCGACGCCGAGAAGAGGGCCTTCTTCGACCAACCCGTTGCAGACCAGCAGCATGGTCTGGCGGCAGCAAGACTGGTGATGGACAGGATCGATCTCCGGCGGGCGGCCCTGCTGCACGATATCGGGAAGCACGAGGCCGGACTCGGGGTCTGGGGGAGATCGGTGGCGACCGCCCTCGTGGCGCTCCACATCAAGGTCCGCGGTCGTTTCCGAAGGTATCTCGATCACGGGATCATCGGCGCCGCCATCCTGCAAGAACTCGGTGCCGAAGCGATAGTTGTCGATTTCGCCAGATATCATCAAGCTGGGCGGCCACCGACGATCCCGCCAGACGACTGGGATACGTTGCAGCGCGCCGACAGAAAAGCGCGAACCCTGTTCATGAGGGCAATACGATGAGGGCGCCGTGAAGACCTACGAAGTCAAAACCCCCGTGTTCGAAGGACCTCTCGATCTCCTCCTGCAACTTATCACAAGACACCAGGTGGAGATCACCGCGGTGAGCCTCGTCGACCTCGTGGATGAATACCTGGAAACGTTGCAGGCGCTCGAGCAACTCGACATGGAGGTTACGAGTGAGTTCGTCCTCATCGCCTCCACCTTGATCCAGCTCAAGGCACGCCGCCTGCTCCCCACAGACGAGGGTGTGGACCTGGATGAGGAACTCGAACTCATGGAAGAACGGGACCGCCTCCTCTCACGTCTGCTCGCGTGCGTGACGTTCAGAGACGTCGCCGCGGTGATCGCGTACCGCATGGAAGAAGCGGGACGGTACGTATCGCGCGCCGGTGGCCTGGACTTCTCGCCGCTACGCAAGCCACCCGAAACGGTACTCACGATCGGAGCGCAAGGCCTTGCTGCTCTTGCCACACGTCTCCTCGACACAACCGAGGTGGAACCTGATCTCGATCACCTCGATCTGGATCTCCCCTCGGTAGGTGAGGCGATGGTGGATCTCAGGAACCGGGTCGTCACCGCCGCCGAGGCAGACTTCTCCGACCTCGTTGCACATACAGAGAGAACCGTGGAGATCGTCGCCTACTTCCTGGCACTGCTGGAATTGGCGCGCTGGGGGGTTGTGGAGGCAAACCAGGCCGGCTGGCTGTCGGAGATTCATGTCAGAGCGACCGAGACCGAATCATGGGAGGAGGTCGTCAGTGAGTGGGAGTGAGACTACGGCCGTCTCGGTGCTCGAAGCGATTCTGTTCGTGGCCGAGGAGCCGGTGCCCGTCGAGGAGCTGGCAGAGGTGTTGGAGATGAGCACCGATCGGGTGGAGTCTGAACTCGCCAATCTTGCCCTCGAACTGGATCAGAGGGGCTCAGGCCTGGTCGCACGCACCGTCGGAGGTGGCTGGCGCCTGTACGCCAGACCCGGCGTACGGGCCTACTTGGAGCGCTATGCAACCACCGCAAGCGCTACGCGGCTCTCTCCGGCGGCGCTCGAAGTCCTCTCCATCGTCGCCTACAAGCAGCCGGTATCACGCGGGCAGATCGGAGAGATTCGTGGTGTCGATTCCGGTTCGGCGGTTCGGACCCTGGAGCGGCGAGGCCTGATCGAAGAACGCGGGCGCCTCTCGGTGCCAGGGAACCCGGCCGTGTACGGTACCTCTGCCCTCTTTCTCGAGAAGCTCGGCATCGGCTCACTCGACGATCTTCCGCCACTCGCCGATCACGTCCCGCCTTCGCAGGTCGTCGAATCGCTCGAGGACACCTTTCGTACAGACCTGTGAACGAACGCCTCCAGAAACTCATCGCTCATTCGGGACTCACCTCGCGCCGCGGAGCCGAGGAACTCATACGGCAGGGGAGGGTGACGGTCGATGGTGCAGCCGCACACCTGGGGCAGAAGATCGACCCTGAGCAGGCATCCGTCTTGGTCGATGGGGTTCCACTCCCCGTGGCACCAGGTCTCGTCTACTACCTCCTCAACAAGCCGTCGGGGGTCGTCAGCACGGCGAGCGACCCTCAGGGCCGCCGGACGGTTGTCGAGATCATCGGTGATCACATGAGACTCTATCCGGTAGGGCGACTGGACGTGGACTCCGAGGGGCTGCTCATCCTCACGAACGACGGAGACCTCGCCCACCTGTTGACGCATCCGAAGTTCGAAGTCACCAAGACATACACGGTGCTGGTCGACACGAACCCGACCGCCCGTCAACTCCGGGATCTGCAGGAAGGTGTCGAGCTGGAGGACGGGCCTGCGGCAGCACTCTCCGCACGGGTGATCGATCGTTCGAAGGGACAGGCGTTGATCGAGATTGTGATGGGCGAGGGACGCAAGCGGGAAGTGCGCCGGATGTGTGACGAGGTCGGCCTGCCCGTTTTGAGACTCGTCCGGACGGCCATCGGTCCCCTGCGCGATCGTTCCCTTCGCCCCGGATCGTTCCGGTCATTGACCATTGAGGAAGTGCGAAGCCTCTATGGGGCAGCGATCCCGTGAGGCGCTGCATCAGGCCGACCACCGCCCGGGGAGAGATCACCGTTCCTGGATCACGAAGCATCGCGAACCGGGTCCTGGTGGCAGCGGCCCTCGCCGAGGGAGTGAGCATCATTCGGGGGGTTCCCGTCTGTGACGACACAGAGGCGATGATCTCCGGACTGCGCAGTCTCGGTGTGACGATCCGCAGGGAAGGCAACGAGCTCCGGGTCACAGGAACAGGCGGGAGAATAGGCAGGCCCGGAGCGATCGTCGATGCGATGGCCTCTGGCACGACCGCACGGTTCCTGACTGCTGTCGCATGCCTCGGCGGGCAACAGGCCGTCGTTGACGGTGTGAAGCGGCTACGCGAACGACCTCTACGACCTCTCGTCGAGGCGCTTGGGAACGCGGGGGCACACATCCATGGGACACACCTCCCCATCGTTGCCGGGGGGAGCAGACTCACGGGCGGCAGTCTCGAAGTGGATGCCTCGGCGTCGAGCCAGTTCGTCTCTGCACTGGCCCTCATTGCGCCTGTGGTCGACGGAGGTCTCTCGATCAGGTGGAGTGAACTCGTGTCGAGGCCTTTCGTCGAGATGACGGTGGAAGTCATGGCGATCTTTGGCGTCACGGCGGAACTGTCCGACCGTGTTCTGGTCATCCCGGCGGGAGCCGCTTATCGGGCGGCCGAGATGTCGGTCCCCCCCGATGCCGCATCTGCCGTATACCCGGCTCTGGCCGCTGCCATCACCGGAGGCAGCGTCGTGATCGAAGGGCTGCGACCGGCACCTTCCCAGGCGGACCTGCGAGTGTTCGAGGTTCTCGAGCAGATGGGCTGCCGTATCGTATGGAGCGAAACGGGCGTGAGCGTGGACGGTCCTGAACGACTGCGTTCCGTGAACGTGGACATGGGTAGTGCCCCGGACGGAGCCCTCGCCGTGGCGATCGCAGCAGCATGTGCCGATGGGACATCGACGATCCGTGGACTCGGCACGCTTGCGGCAAAGGAAAGTGACCGCATTGCCGGACTCGCCGAAGGGTTGACAGCCATAGGGGCCGTCGTCGAGGCCCATACCGCAGGCCTTTCGATCACTTCCGGCGATTCTCGTGGTGCAACCATCGATCCGCGCGCTGATCATCGGATGGCGATGGTGTTCTCCGTCGCCGGGATCGCCAACGAAGGGGTGTGCGTCGAGGACACGAACTGTGTGAGCAAGACGTGGCCCGACTTCTATGAAGAGATGGGACGGATCTGTGGCTCAGACTGGGCATATCCAGCCCCCCAGGAGTCCACCGAGTGATACCGCTGCGTGGCTCGGAGTCTGGACCGGTTCTCCGCCGACGACCCGGTCCGCCCTCGGCCAGAGCCCCGAAGAGACCTCCCGGAACCCCCTCCGTCCTCGGCCAGGACCTCGAGGACACCTCCCGCAACGCTCGCCGGGGCCGGCGTCGGGCGGAACGGGGAGTGCGGAGAAGTCGCGAACGTTTCCCGCCCAGGCACTAGGGTTGCCCCGCCATGGAGCATCTCGTGATAGCCATCGACGGACCGGGCGGATCCGGCAAGACGACGGTAAGTCGAGCGCTCGCAAATGCTCTCGGCGTAGCACATCTGGATACCGGTGCGTTCTATCGGGCAGTCACCTTGGCGGCGCTTCGGGCCGGAATCACCACAGGGCCGGACCTGGCGGCTCTCGCAGAGCGCATCGATCTGCGCTACGAGGACGGGCACATGTATCTCGATGGGGAAGATGTGTGCGAGGAGATCCGTTCGCCTCCCGTCGATGTCTTCGTGTCCGCGGTCAGTGCCGAGCCCGGCGTGCGCAGAGCAATGGTGGAACGTCAACGGCGTTGGGTCGAGCGTCATGGTGGTCGGGCCGTCGTCGAGGGCCGGGACATCGGCACGGTGGTCTTCCCGGACGCGGAACTCAAGATCTTTCTCGTTGCACGCCCGGAGGTGAGGGCTGCACGGCGCGCGAGCGAACTCGAAGCCCCCGGGGTGGAGAACGTACAGGTGGAGCTCGCGCGGCGTGATCAGCTGGACTCCTCTCGTGCCGTGTCGCCCCTGTGCGCGGCGGAAGATGCGATCAGGCTCGACACTTCGGACCTGAGTGTGGTCGATGTCGTCGGACACATCCTGACTCTGCTCTGAGAAGGCTCCTGCTTCAGGTGTTCAGCGCGCCAAGCGCTTCCGTCGCCGTCCAGGTCCGATCCTCTTGGAGTGGTCCGGGCTCGCCCGGACTGCGGGCGCAGAACCCCCCTTCGACCGCGAACTGCAGCGCGGTCAGGAACCCTCTCAGCTGGCGCGGAAGCGGAAAGTACTCATCTTCATCGGTGACACGTGCCAACACGTGTCCGTTGCGTGGTGCAATCCGGTCGATCACCTCACGAACGAGGTGATCGGGCGCCGAAGCGCCGGCCGTGACCCCAACGACGTCGATCCCCTCCAACCAGCGATCCTCGATCTGGCCGGCCGAGTCCACCCTGTACGCGGGCGTTCCCGCGCGCCGGGCGACTCTCACCAGGGCCCTCGTGTTCGACGAGGTCTCAGATCCGACGACGAGAATGAGGTCCGCCCGCTTCGCGAGGTCTTTGACGGCCTCCTGCCGGTTCGTGGTGGCATAACAGAGGTCACTTCGCCGGGCGGTGCGAAGTCCGGAGAATCGATTGGACGCTGCTTCGAGGACGGCTTCCCATTCGTGTAGTCCCAGGGTGGTCTGTGCGAGAAGCGCCACACGAGACTCGTCACCCGGCTCGAAGGTACCGAGTCCGCCGTCCGGTTCGATGAGCGTGATGGCGTCTGGTGCCTCCGCGACGGTGCCGATGGCTTCATCATGTCCTTCATGGCCTACATAGATGATGTCGAACCCTCGTTCGGCCATGCGCCTGACCTCATGATGCACCTTGGTGACCAGCGGGCAGACGGCGTCGATGACGACACCCGCCCACGTCTGAGCGGCCAGCACGACTTCCGGGGACGATCCGTGGGCGGACAGCATGAGTGGAGCACCCTGAGGCACCTGGGCGATATCGTCGACGAAGACCACGCCGACTTCTTCGAACGCACCGACGACCCACTCGTTGTGCACGATTTCGTGGTAGCAGTAAACGGGAGGATCGAAGACGCGAATCATCCATGTGAGCGCTTTGATGGCCATCTCCACACCGGCACAGAAACCGCGTGGCTCGGCGAGGAGTACCTGATCGACCATGGCGCGATGGTAACGATGTGCTTGGAGAACCGGCACCCTGCCTATCCTTGCCGGACCAAGGAGGGCCAGTGAGCCGCATGCCCGTGGTCGCCGTCGTAGGGCGTCCAAACGTCGGAAAGTCCAGCATCGTCAACCGGATCCTCGGTCGGCGGATGGCCGTCGTGCAAGAAGACCCCGGCGTCACCAGGGATCGCAGAGAGTTTCGAGCCGAATGGGTCGGACGGGAGTTCCTGCTGGTCGATACCGGCGGATGGGAGCTCAATCCCAGTGAGGAACTCGTCGCCGCGATCTCCGCCCAGGCCGAGGCGGCGCTCGGAGCTGCCGATGTCGTCTTGCTCGTTCTCGACGCGACTGCAGGAATCACCGCCGATGATGCTCAGGTGGCGTCGCTCTTGCGTGGCGCCCCCAACGAGGTGATCGTGGTCGCCAACAAGGTCGATGGACCCCGC containing:
- a CDS encoding rRNA pseudouridine synthase; the encoded protein is MNERLQKLIAHSGLTSRRGAEELIRQGRVTVDGAAAHLGQKIDPEQASVLVDGVPLPVAPGLVYYLLNKPSGVVSTASDPQGRRTVVEIIGDHMRLYPVGRLDVDSEGLLILTNDGDLAHLLTHPKFEVTKTYTVLVDTNPTARQLRDLQEGVELEDGPAAALSARVIDRSKGQALIEIVMGEGRKREVRRMCDEVGLPVLRLVRTAIGPLRDRSLRPGSFRSLTIEEVRSLYGAAIP
- the scpB gene encoding SMC-Scp complex subunit ScpB; amino-acid sequence: MSGSETTAVSVLEAILFVAEEPVPVEELAEVLEMSTDRVESELANLALELDQRGSGLVARTVGGGWRLYARPGVRAYLERYATTASATRLSPAALEVLSIVAYKQPVSRGQIGEIRGVDSGSAVRTLERRGLIEERGRLSVPGNPAVYGTSALFLEKLGIGSLDDLPPLADHVPPSQVVESLEDTFRTDL
- the ald gene encoding alanine dehydrogenase, producing the protein MIIGVPREIKPGEHRVAITPVGVRELVGRGHRVVVETHAGEGSTIHDVEYEDQGAQIAASAREVFEIADLILKVKEPQLPEVAMLHAEQVLFTYLHLAAHPDLTSEMLQRDIIGIAYETVELPSGALPLLAPMSEVAGRMATQAGAYFLEKAHGGRGVLLGGVPGVMPAKVVIIGAGMAGTNAAMMAAGLGARVVVLDKDAAKLQALDALYRGRILTLSSNMLTLEEQVRDADLVIGAVLLPGASAPKLVTETMVKEMKRGSVLVDIAIDQGGCFETSRETTHHDPTYILHEVVHYAVGNIPGAVPHTSTYALTNATLPYVLALADDGVSGAVARHPELLLGLNIIGPAIVHRAVAKSLELEYTDPTPILDRRPN
- a CDS encoding (d)CMP kinase, which gives rise to MEHLVIAIDGPGGSGKTTVSRALANALGVAHLDTGAFYRAVTLAALRAGITTGPDLAALAERIDLRYEDGHMYLDGEDVCEEIRSPPVDVFVSAVSAEPGVRRAMVERQRRWVERHGGRAVVEGRDIGTVVFPDAELKIFLVARPEVRAARRASELEAPGVENVQVELARRDQLDSSRAVSPLCAAEDAIRLDTSDLSVVDVVGHILTLL
- the aroA gene encoding 3-phosphoshikimate 1-carboxyvinyltransferase, whose amino-acid sequence is MRRCIRPTTARGEITVPGSRSIANRVLVAAALAEGVSIIRGVPVCDDTEAMISGLRSLGVTIRREGNELRVTGTGGRIGRPGAIVDAMASGTTARFLTAVACLGGQQAVVDGVKRLRERPLRPLVEALGNAGAHIHGTHLPIVAGGSRLTGGSLEVDASASSQFVSALALIAPVVDGGLSIRWSELVSRPFVEMTVEVMAIFGVTAELSDRVLVIPAGAAYRAAEMSVPPDAASAVYPALAAAITGGSVVIEGLRPAPSQADLRVFEVLEQMGCRIVWSETGVSVDGPERLRSVNVDMGSAPDGALAVAIAAACADGTSTIRGLGTLAAKESDRIAGLAEGLTAIGAVVEAHTAGLSITSGDSRGATIDPRADHRMAMVFSVAGIANEGVCVEDTNCVSKTWPDFYEEMGRICGSDWAYPAPQESTE
- the ispH gene encoding 4-hydroxy-3-methylbut-2-enyl diphosphate reductase, producing MVDQVLLAEPRGFCAGVEMAIKALTWMIRVFDPPVYCYHEIVHNEWVVGAFEEVGVVFVDDIAQVPQGAPLMLSAHGSSPEVVLAAQTWAGVVIDAVCPLVTKVHHEVRRMAERGFDIIYVGHEGHDEAIGTVAEAPDAITLIEPDGGLGTFEPGDESRVALLAQTTLGLHEWEAVLEAASNRFSGLRTARRSDLCYATTNRQEAVKDLAKRADLILVVGSETSSNTRALVRVARRAGTPAYRVDSAGQIEDRWLEGIDVVGVTAGASAPDHLVREVIDRIAPRNGHVLARVTDEDEYFPLPRQLRGFLTALQFAVEGGFCARSPGEPGPLQEDRTWTATEALGALNT
- a CDS encoding segregation/condensation protein A, which translates into the protein MKTYEVKTPVFEGPLDLLLQLITRHQVEITAVSLVDLVDEYLETLQALEQLDMEVTSEFVLIASTLIQLKARRLLPTDEGVDLDEELELMEERDRLLSRLLACVTFRDVAAVIAYRMEEAGRYVSRAGGLDFSPLRKPPETVLTIGAQGLAALATRLLDTTEVEPDLDHLDLDLPSVGEAMVDLRNRVVTAAEADFSDLVAHTERTVEIVAYFLALLELARWGVVEANQAGWLSEIHVRATETESWEEVVSEWE
- the xerD gene encoding site-specific tyrosine recombinase XerD — encoded protein: MDAKVDATSTQEGVEEYLASLVSERGLSANTVAAYRRDLERYLTFLDGRASTAGSVVEFVSMLHGSSLAPSTVARKVAALRGLHRFLVAEGSSAEDPTVLIETPKLPRSLPKALTVQEVLSLLDAPDVSSPLGRRDRALLEFMYATGARVSETTGIDMEAIDLEERTALVTGKGSRQRVVPIGSYAVEAIRAYLPDRMELKSGRPDPGALFLSARGRRLSRQGVWLIVRTLAQRAGITPDRVSPHVLRHSAATHMVEGGADLRTVQEMLGHASISTTQVYTKVSPQHLYEVYVMSHPRSR
- a CDS encoding HDIG domain-containing protein, which produces MNALRYWGHLARRFLEALTARPLDEQAKKEVSELLRSDAEKRAFFDQPVADQQHGLAAARLVMDRIDLRRAALLHDIGKHEAGLGVWGRSVATALVALHIKVRGRFRRYLDHGIIGAAILQELGAEAIVVDFARYHQAGRPPTIPPDDWDTLQRADRKARTLFMRAIR
- a CDS encoding site-2 protease family protein, with the translated sequence MSPIVQGLIFIAALAPSVILHEVAHGWVAERFGDTTARDAGRITLNPLVHIDPLGTVILPAVLALTGAPVFGWAKPVPVVPARLHRPVRDMAIVGLAGPTTNAILALLAGRLLLPVVSGWVAVAVWAFAYVNVVLAIFNLLPVPPLDGSRLLPLLLGTRGRSTWAAIEPFGLLIIFALLFIPKFSVLLMAPIKALARVAGLL
- a CDS encoding TraR/DksA family transcriptional regulator, with the protein product MDDIRSTLTREREELVRQLEEFGATDRGNLRSDVQFSGSFADAGAATAERSEVIGIVQSLARRVRMVDRALAKMDEGTYGTCDRCGEPIPEARLEARPESVLCVECKSRS